One segment of Chionomys nivalis chromosome 1, mChiNiv1.1, whole genome shotgun sequence DNA contains the following:
- the LOC130863529 gene encoding zinc finger protein 709-like → MEPVTFEDVAVNFTLGEWALLDSYQKELYRDVMKETFSNLISIGKTEEENIGEDYQSIRRNLSSHAVKGFYESECDIQYGETHQQIREPVGHEDMPPGIAVCDNSVCANDAIGLSQSDMHRSDPTVEKPYEYQEHMDKSFKHKKYWKDFTYSESSLTLENPSREKPFENKLSHEHWRSLASAQDSQAMRSGDNVLEYKQFEATLMACSYVQSYEKLQTGEKTFVCKQCGEAFINSSHLIKHHKSHTREKTFACKYCRKAFIHPRACYNHERTHTGDRPYVCKQCGKACIHSYHLLQHERSHTREKLYACKQCGKVFGRSSYLRKHERIHTGEKPYLCKHCGKAFSDPTTRNNHERTHTGEKHYVCKQCGKAFIRSSQLLIHERIHTGEKPYSCKHCGKAFTYSSACYIHERIHTGEKPYVCKQCGKAFTCSTYLHKHERIHTGEKPYSCKQCGKAFIQHRACYNHERIHTGEKPYVCVQCGHAFTFSKSLQIHERNHSGEKPYVCEQCGKAFTCSTYLHQHERIHNEKKSSG, encoded by the exons ATG GAGCCAGTGACCTTTGAGGATGTGGCTGTGAACTTCACTCTAGGAGAGTGGGCTTTGTTGGATTCTTATCAAAAGGAGCTCTACAGAGATGTGATGAAGGAAACCTTTAGCAACCTGATCTCCATAg ggaaaacagaggaagaaaatattgGAGAGGACTACCAAAGTATTAGGAGAAATCTGAG CAGTCATGCGGTTAAAGGATTCTATGAATCTGAATGTGATATTCAGTATGGAGAAACCCACCAGCAGATTCGAGAGCCTGTTGGTCATGAGGACATGCCTCCTGGAATAGCAGTCTGTGACAACAGCGTGTGTGCAAATGATGCCATTGGTCTTTCACAATCAGATATGCATCGCAGCGATCCAACTGTAGAGAAACCATATGAGTATCAGGAACATATGGACAAGTCTTTTAAACATAAGAAATATTGGAAAGATTTTACATATTCCGAGTCCTCTCTTACCCTTGAGAATCCTTCCAGAGAGAAACCCTTTGAAAATAAACTATCTCATGAGCACTGGAGGAGTCTTGCTTCTGCTCAGGATTCTCAAGCAATGCGTAGTGGAGATAATGTCCTTGAATATAAGCAGTTTGAAGCCACTCTTATGGCGTGTAGTTATGTTCAGTCTTATGAAAAACTCCAAACTGGAGAAAAGACATTTGTGTGTAAGCAGTGTGGCGAAGCCTTCATTAATTCTAGTCACCTTATCAAACATCATAAAAGTCACACTAGAGAGAAGACTTTTGCATGTAAGTACTGTAGAAAAGCTTTCATCCATCCCAGGGCCTGTTACAATCATGAACGAACTCACACTGGAGACAGACCTTATGTGTGTAAACAGTGTGGGAAAGCATGTATTCATTCTTACCATCTTCTCCAACATGAAAGGAGTCACACCCGGGAAAAACTTTATGCATGTAAGCAGTGTGGGAAAGTGTTTGGACGTTCTTCATACCTCCGTaaacatgaaagaattcacactggagagaagccttatttatgtaagcattgtggaaaagccttcagTGATCCCACAACCCGTAACAATCACGAAAgaactcacactggagagaaacactACGTTTGCaagcagtgtgggaaagccttcattCGTTCCTCTCAGCTTCTGATCCATGAAAGAATTCACACCGGAGAGAAACCTTACTCGTGTAAACATTGTGGAAAAGCTTTCACCTATTCCAGTGCCTGTTACATTCATGAAAggattcacactggagagaaaccctatgtttGTAAGCAGTGTGGGAAAGCATTTACGTGTTCCACATACCTTCACaaacatgaaagaattcacactggagagaaaccttattcatgtaagcagtgtgggaaagccttcatcCAGCATAGAGCTTGTTACAATCACGAAAGGATTCACACCGGAGAGAaaccatatgtatgtgtgcagtgtggGCATGCATTCACTTTTTCAAAATCCCTTCAAATCCATGAAAGAAACCACAGTGGAGAGAAGCCATATGTGTGTGAACAATGCGGGAAAGCCTTCACATGTTCGACATATCTTCACCAACATGAAAGAATTCACAATGAGAAGAAATCCAGTGGATAG